The following are from one region of the Phormidium sp. PBR-2020 genome:
- a CDS encoding phycobilisome rod-core linker polypeptide produces MSVTASGGTTLVRQQIFKTVPVSTISQAEQQDRYLGRNELGELDTFFKSGTKRVEIAQILTAKSDLIVSRAANRIFTGGSPMSFLEKPEPVMAMAGAASETLETVSYIEEEGSVFDGIKNLFFTPSAGAAPAGFRAINVARYGPANMTKSLRDLSWFLRYVTYALVAGDPNIISVNVRGLREIIENACSSAATIVAIQEMRAAAANYFKQDQEAADLVRQYFDVLLSEFEAPTPSEKVRKGQSSDQQGLKLPQIYANGAEPRSKFAMKPGLSFSEKDAIVKAAYRQIFERDITRAYGQGISYLESQVKDGQISMKEFVRRLCKTPLYRQQFFQPFINSRALELAFRHILGRAPSSREEVQKYFSIMSEGGQGALIDALVDSQEYSDYFGEETVPYLRGLGQEAQECRNWGAQFDLFSYSAPFRKVPQFVTLYADYVRPLPDRHPYGVGNDPLEIQFGAIFPKETRSPKNAPAPFGKDTRRILIRRGAGIENQLSNPGARGVNPGSLGPKVFKMSPVPSFTVARGSSVQYNESSTQTVIGAAYRQVFGRDLYDGQGLKVSEIRLENGDITMREFIRDLAKSEIFRKMYWTSLYVCKSVEFIHRRLLGRPTYGRPEMNRYFDICAKQGFYALVDEIMDSPEYLESFGEDTVPYERYVTPAGQAQRSLRAGSIGDTGMLVKPEPEAPRFVQLGTPSDAGMRTHPDINFRIQQGVSQQRQQTKQFKLTSTLDKLQVQTVIRATYRQIFERDIEPYVTKREFTALESKLSNGEITLKEFIEGIGCSELYIREFYTPYPNTKVIELGTKHFLGRAPRDQAEIRKYNQILASEGIRGFVSTMVNCPEYIEAFGEDIVPYRRFPTLPAANFPNTERLYEQLTKQNDDVVVPSFVPSVPYSVNS; encoded by the coding sequence ATGAGTGTAACAGCAAGCGGTGGCACGACCTTAGTGCGCCAGCAAATCTTCAAAACGGTTCCCGTCTCAACGATCTCGCAAGCCGAACAGCAGGATCGTTACCTGGGACGGAACGAACTGGGTGAATTGGACACCTTCTTTAAATCCGGAACCAAGCGCGTTGAGATTGCCCAAATTCTCACCGCCAAGTCAGATTTAATCGTTTCCCGAGCCGCCAACCGGATCTTCACCGGCGGCTCTCCCATGTCCTTCCTAGAAAAGCCAGAGCCAGTCATGGCCATGGCCGGAGCGGCCTCAGAAACCCTAGAGACCGTCAGCTACATCGAAGAAGAAGGAAGTGTCTTTGACGGCATCAAAAACCTCTTCTTCACCCCCAGCGCTGGGGCAGCTCCTGCCGGGTTCCGAGCCATCAACGTGGCCCGCTACGGTCCGGCCAACATGACCAAATCTCTAAGGGATTTAAGCTGGTTCCTGCGCTACGTCACCTACGCCCTCGTCGCCGGAGATCCCAACATCATCTCCGTCAACGTGCGGGGACTACGAGAAATCATCGAGAACGCCTGCTCCTCCGCCGCCACCATCGTGGCCATCCAAGAAATGCGGGCTGCGGCCGCCAACTACTTCAAACAAGACCAGGAAGCGGCTGACTTAGTGCGTCAATACTTCGACGTACTGTTGAGTGAATTTGAAGCCCCCACCCCCTCCGAGAAAGTCCGTAAAGGGCAATCCTCCGATCAACAGGGCTTAAAACTGCCGCAAATCTACGCCAACGGCGCTGAGCCTCGCTCCAAATTCGCCATGAAGCCGGGGTTATCCTTCAGCGAAAAAGATGCCATTGTCAAAGCGGCCTACCGGCAAATCTTCGAGCGGGATATTACCCGAGCCTATGGCCAAGGGATCTCCTACCTAGAGTCTCAGGTGAAAGACGGGCAAATCTCGATGAAAGAGTTTGTGCGCCGTCTGTGCAAAACCCCCCTCTATCGGCAACAATTCTTCCAACCCTTCATCAACAGCCGGGCCCTGGAACTAGCCTTCCGTCACATCCTCGGTCGCGCTCCCTCCTCCCGAGAAGAAGTCCAGAAATACTTCTCCATCATGTCCGAAGGGGGTCAAGGGGCGCTTATTGATGCCCTGGTCGATTCTCAGGAGTACTCCGACTACTTCGGCGAGGAGACCGTTCCCTATCTGCGGGGTCTTGGCCAAGAAGCCCAAGAATGCCGTAACTGGGGCGCTCAGTTTGACCTGTTTAGCTACAGCGCGCCCTTCCGCAAAGTTCCTCAGTTTGTCACCCTCTACGCCGACTACGTACGGCCTCTACCTGACCGCCACCCCTATGGTGTCGGCAACGATCCCCTGGAAATCCAATTCGGGGCAATTTTCCCCAAAGAAACCCGCAGTCCCAAAAATGCGCCGGCGCCCTTTGGTAAAGATACCCGCCGCATCCTGATTCGTCGCGGTGCCGGTATCGAGAACCAACTGAGCAATCCCGGCGCACGAGGGGTCAACCCCGGTTCCTTGGGGCCCAAAGTCTTCAAAATGTCTCCGGTTCCCAGCTTCACCGTCGCTCGCGGAAGTAGTGTTCAGTACAACGAAAGCAGCACCCAAACGGTGATTGGGGCAGCATACCGTCAGGTGTTTGGACGGGACTTGTACGATGGACAAGGGTTAAAGGTGTCCGAAATTCGCCTCGAAAATGGGGACATCACCATGCGTGAGTTCATCCGTGACTTGGCGAAATCGGAAATCTTCCGCAAGATGTACTGGACATCCCTCTACGTCTGTAAATCCGTGGAATTCATCCACCGTCGTCTCTTGGGTCGTCCGACCTACGGTCGTCCCGAGATGAACCGCTACTTTGACATCTGCGCCAAACAGGGCTTCTATGCTTTGGTGGATGAGATCATGGATAGTCCCGAATACCTGGAGTCTTTCGGAGAAGACACCGTTCCCTACGAACGCTATGTGACTCCCGCCGGACAGGCTCAACGCTCCCTGCGGGCCGGTAGCATCGGCGATACGGGAATGTTGGTCAAACCCGAACCCGAAGCGCCGCGCTTTGTTCAGTTGGGGACTCCCAGTGATGCCGGAATGCGAACCCATCCCGATATCAACTTCCGCATTCAGCAGGGTGTCAGCCAACAGCGGCAACAAACCAAGCAGTTCAAGCTCACCAGCACTCTCGACAAACTTCAGGTGCAAACGGTCATCCGGGCCACCTATCGGCAAATCTTCGAGCGCGACATCGAACCCTATGTCACCAAGCGTGAGTTCACTGCTCTCGAAAGCAAGTTGAGCAATGGCGAGATTACCCTCAAAGAGTTCATCGAGGGAATTGGCTGTTCGGAACTCTATATTCGCGAGTTCTACACCCCCTATCCCAACACCAAGGTCATCGAGTTGGGAACCAAGCACTTCCTCGGTCGTGCGCCGCGTGATCAGGCTGAAATCCGCAAGTATAACCAAATCCTTGCCTCTGAGGGGATTCGCGGCTTTGTCAGCACCATGGTTAACTGTCCGGAGTACATCGAGGCCTTTGGCGAAGACATTGTCCCCTATCGTCGCTTCCCGACCTTACCGGCGGCCAACTTCCCCAATACGGAACGTCTCTATGAGCAGCTGACGAAACAAAATGATGATGTGGTGGTTCCGAGCTTTGTGCCTTCGGTTCCCTACAGCGTCAACTCCTAG
- a CDS encoding ABC transporter permease produces MSTTINTPTPKAELAAQAVADNALSDFIQETLALTRRLFIQLQRRPSTLVAGIIQPLMWLILFGALFQNAPAGLFEESQNYLQFLGAGVIVFTAFAGALNAGLPIMFDREFGFLNRLLVAPLSSRFSIVLASTIYIVSLSFLQTAVIMAAGTVMGAGLPGLAGLGAIALFLFFLILGVTGLSLGLAFALPGHVELIAAIFVTNLPLLFASTALAPLSFMPGWLQVVASLNPLSYAIEPIRYLYLHDSWSLSSIVMEAPFADITFGAALLVLVVFAMAALALIQPLLRRRFA; encoded by the coding sequence ATGAGTACCACCATCAACACGCCCACGCCCAAGGCTGAGTTGGCCGCGCAAGCCGTCGCCGACAATGCCTTGAGCGACTTTATCCAAGAAACCTTAGCCCTCACCCGGCGTCTGTTTATTCAACTGCAACGCCGGCCCAGCACCCTGGTGGCGGGGATTATCCAACCCCTGATGTGGTTGATTCTCTTTGGTGCTTTGTTCCAAAATGCTCCCGCTGGCCTGTTTGAGGAAAGTCAAAACTATCTCCAGTTCCTCGGGGCTGGGGTGATTGTCTTTACTGCCTTCGCTGGGGCCCTCAATGCGGGTTTGCCGATTATGTTCGATCGCGAGTTCGGCTTCCTCAATCGCCTCCTGGTGGCTCCCCTCTCTAGCCGCTTCTCCATTGTTCTGGCCTCAACCATCTATATTGTCAGCCTCAGTTTCCTGCAAACCGCTGTGATTATGGCCGCTGGAACTGTCATGGGGGCAGGACTTCCGGGATTGGCCGGCTTAGGGGCGATCGCCCTATTCCTCTTTTTCCTCATCCTCGGTGTAACTGGCCTAAGTCTCGGCTTAGCCTTCGCCCTCCCCGGCCATGTGGAACTGATTGCCGCCATTTTCGTCACTAATCTACCACTCCTGTTTGCCAGTACCGCCCTAGCACCTCTGTCCTTCATGCCAGGCTGGTTACAAGTGGTCGCCAGTCTCAACCCGCTCAGCTACGCCATTGAGCCAATTCGCTACCTCTACCTCCATGACAGTTGGAGTTTAAGTAGTATCGTCATGGAAGCGCCTTTTGCTGATATTACCTTCGGAGCGGCTCTCTTGGTATTGGTTGTCTTCGCCATGGCAGCTTTAGCCCTGATTCAACCCTTACTCCGTCGTCGCTTCGCCTAA